One Phragmites australis chromosome 23, lpPhrAust1.1, whole genome shotgun sequence DNA window includes the following coding sequences:
- the LOC133905754 gene encoding auxin-responsive protein IAA31-like: MEVAAASYVADVDNFKATELRLGLPGTEEEPQKTAVVPTPPSTPRGKKRDVSGPEDAAKKRDGEAAPLAAKVQMVGWPPVRSYRKSCFQQASSTKSKPAAPEETTTAAAGNGLFVKVSMDGAPYLRKIDLKMYKGYRELREALEAMFLCFSGGADAPDVNPSDFAVTYEDKDGDLMLVGDVPFDMFISTCKRLRIMKGSEARGLGSVKNN, translated from the exons ATGGAGGTCGCCGCAGCGAGCTATGTGGCCGACGTTGATAACTTTAAGGCGACCGAGCTGAGGCTCGGCCTGCCGggcaccgaggaggagcccCAGAAGACGGCGGTGGTGCCGACGCCGCCGTCGACGCCCAGGGGTAAGAAGCGCGACGTGAGCGGCCCGGAGGATGCAGCCAAGAAGCGCGACGGCGAGGCCGCGCCGCTGGCCGCCAA GGTTCAGATGGTGGGTTGGCCACCGGTGAGGTCGTACAGGAAGAGCTGCTTCCAGCAGGCGAGCAGCACCAAGAGCAAGCCGGCAGCGCCGGAGGAGACGaccacggccgccgccggcaATGGGCTGTTTGTCAAGGTGAGCATGGACGGAGCCCCCTACCTGAGGAAGATCGACCTCAAGATGTACAAGGGCTACCGCGAGCTCAGGGAGGCCCTGGAGGCCATGTTCCTCTGCTTCTCCGGCGGCGCGGACGCGCCGGACGTCAACCCGTCGGACTTCGCCGTCACCTACGAGGACAAGGACGGCGACCTGATGCTTGTCGGAGATGTGCCCTTCGA CATGTTCATCAGCACCTGCAAGAGGTTGAGGATCATGAAGGGATCTGAAGCAAGAGGACTCGGATCAGTGAAGAATAACTGA